The Lycium barbarum isolate Lr01 chromosome 11, ASM1917538v2, whole genome shotgun sequence genome contains the following window.
ATAGATTTATGCTCATTTTGGGCATTTGGGATAAATTTAAATGCTTCcatttaattttttaataaaattaatcGCTTATTTATATTATCTTTCATGTGCTCATTATTTTCTTTACATATATATAGTTGTATAACTCTTGCCCCAGCACGAGTGGCGGCTATGCCACATATCTGAGTACTCCAATACTCGGGCATCCTTTGATTAAACGGTGTCAGATTTAGTAGACGATCAGGTGCAGGGCGGTCAACATATGGGCTAGAGTTCCTACAACTTTCTACTTGTGGTGAGCCCACCTTTGCATGGGATCACTCTATTTCAGTTGTATACTTTTGTTTAATATGGGATGGCCCCAtaactttattattttatttgtagCGTCATAGACGCTCCATAGAGGATTTATATTATTTTGGGCAATGGGTACTCATATGGCATCGCAAATGACATTTCTACTTATGTCTAGTTTATGGTTGATGTACTTTGATCATCAAGGGAGTTACTTTATTTCTCTCATTTTGTTATTAAGTTAATAAATTGAGTTACGTGAATATGAGTTGGGTATTTATTATGTTATAATGCTCGGTGCAAGTTGGTAGGCACTAGGTGCCGGCCAAGTCTCCATTTGAGGCGTGACAAAAGCACCATGTCGTCTTTTGTCCATGCGTAACAGTTACAGTATGAACTCTATTATATGTCCATACAACTGGCAATACACTTACGATGTAAGATATAATATTGGTATCTTTCTAGTTGTTGTGGGTGCAGCTTTTATGCACAACTGTATCTGATtgcttaagaaagaaagaaaacaaacgATTGTAATTGCTGTAGTTTTGACTTCATTCCCAAGCATGTATTAAAGAAGCGATGCGGGTAGGTTGCCAACCATCATGAAAAAAGTCTAACTATGATGAATCTCCTGAAGGTTTCGTTTCCGACCTGCCCACTACACACTCACCATGTCAGCTTGGAACAAAATGGGTCTATAAGGAGATAAGAGGCAACAAATTTTGGGATAGAAACTTAGTTCATTCACATtccatttcttaaaaaaaaaaaaaaaaaaaccaaacaaGAGAGGGAGGAAAAATAAACAACAAACAGAAGATAATAATTTTGAACCACAGTACCAAGCCATGTAAATAGAGTAAAGCTAGCACAAAGAAACTGAAACAAAATGAAGCTACTAAAGCCTGAGATAGAAATCATACCTTCAAAGATTCTTTGAATACTTTTATCACATAATGCCATTTCATCTCCTATTTTAAGTTGTTGATGATACTGCAAAGAAATGAATGCAAATGGATATTAGTGAGAACCAAATAATGTGTAAGCTCCGCTAATCAGATTAAAAAGTTACTCCACGGAATCTCTATTATGGAAATAAGAAAACAAATAGTAAAATAATTCAAAAAGAATAATAGACAGAGAAAGGAAAACCCCACAAGACTTTTGGCCCATTAAGAGTACATAGTTAAGGACCAGAACAAATTACCGACTATATTTTGAAGGTTGAAATTCTTGATACATTGACACAAGTTTTAACTGGTCAGATAAAATATACATCACAATTCATAGTCTTCGTCTTACAACAGTCCAACTTGAGGAATTAATGGGTGAACTTAGTTTCTCAATTGGATTAAATGGAAGTCAGATGAAAAACAATTAAGATAGACTAAAATATACTTAAGAAGATCGAAGGGATAAGGAAAAATAAATGTGGCCATATAAGCAATAATAAATTGAATTATCAACTCGTTAGCATAGATCTGGAAAAAGGCACAAGTATATCGCTAAGAGCAGCAATTGGATTTTAGTTCGGAATCCATTGCTCTGTTGTCTATAAGACCTGACACAAAAAAAGGACATCTCCAAACTTCCTGAACACTGACTTTCAGCTTTAAATAGATCAAGGAATAACTGCAACATTCATATAAAATAAACAAATGACAAGGCTCTTGACCACATACTCTTTTTGAGAACGGCTTGACCACATATACTCTAGGTGATACCAAACATTAAATTACCAGTTTCTCTCGTTTATGAAGAAGAATGTCAAGGGAAATTTGTGTCAAAGCCTTCTCTTTTGAAGCCAAAACAGTTGGTAAATCGCCTATATCCATAGATTCATGCTTGTGAGGAACAAGTGCAGTATGTGCCACAGAAATCCCATTTTGATTGGGTGAGGTAGCGGAAAGGCCACGCTCCTTATCAGCCTTCCCCTCATCAGTTCTTGGTGCCTGCAAATAAGGCTTGGTATCAAATATGACAATAAAATGAAGAATGAAAGACCCCTCTTCCCATCTCCAGGAAAAAATAATGACATCTATCAACTTAAGTTGGCACCCAAGGGTGTCGCCTAGCGGTCAATGAAGTGGGCGGAGAACCGTGAGGTTTCAGGTCAAAATGGcaaaaaaacactaagtgattTCTTCTCATCTGCCCAAGCCTTGGTAGGCAGAGTTACCCAGTACTTGTGCTAGTGGGAGATAACAAGTACCCAGTGGAATAGTCAGGTGTGCGCAAGCTGGCCCAGAAACCACTGTCATCCAAAAGAAAAGGGCAGCAGTTGTATGTCCTTCCCGAAGAATAAAACTATAACCTCCACCACAGATTCCCCTCCAATTTAGTCCACCCAATTCTTTTGACTTCTTTTTTCCAAAAAGGCAAAGTTTGTTATTTGGTAAGGGTAAGGTCtgggtacactctaccctccccagaccccacctgctgggattatactgggtatgttgttgttgtactacTAATACTATCACTAAGAAATGCAGCTGAATGTACTACAGATTTATAAAGGAATGGATTAATGTCTGCTGTGGGACCCGCAAAGAATACACAACTGTAAAAACTTtagcaaaagaagaaaagaggtGTATTATAATAAAATTCTGCAACATCTACATGAAATTTCCTTTGCTTAAAATATGATCGCTAACTCATCCCCAGTGGAAAATTTCATGAATGCTCTTGAAAAGAGAAAGGGAGGATTAATAAGAACAAATAAGAGTCAGCATCATAAATCCAAGACTTTTACTATATTAACTGAAATTGTCTACCTTGCAAATTACGCCACTTCCAATGATTTCTCCACCACTCTCCCTCATCCTCTTGTTCTGGTGCTGATAAACTTCTGTGGTAAGCTTACAATCCTTACTGTTATTTCCATTTTTGGAGAAGGGAATACATGCATCAATATCCATCCTCTGAGGCCTGGTAGGAGAACTAGAATAACCATCATTCATTTGCACCTCCAAAGGTTTACGACGAGCACCAGCTAACTCTTTATCATTAAAATCATTGATTTCACAGCTTTTAGTGGATTTCACCAGCTCCTCAGCTTTCTCTTCTAGTGTCCTTGGGCGGTTGATGTTAGCACACGGTTCTTTCGCAGTTGAATCTTCATTGTCTCGGATATTTTCATGGTGTACCTTGTTACTTGTTTCATTTAAACATTCCAAGTTGACACCAGTTAGCTTATCACCACTGAAATCTACAATTTCTTTATTTCTAGTTGAACCATCTCTTCCAGCTTCTTCACTTTTCCTTATCCTATGGGAGCCATCTACTGCAGTTGCTTCTTGACCAACTGCAGGATGACTAACTTTTTCAAGGGGACCATCACCGTCTTTTGCCTCTGAAATTTCTAGGTTTATACAGTCTGACTTGGTTCCAACTAAGCTTTCATTAGGTGTCTTTGTTTCCATCTTTTCTATCTTTTCCCCTATGCTCTGCCATCCTTTACTAGCACTTGCCTCTTTGGCTTCACCACTAAAACTCCCATAGGCACTCACTCTTTCATGGTGCACATCATTTTCCTTCACAAAATCTTTCTGGTACCCTGTATTCTTTGCACAACTGTTATTGGCAACAACCTCTGCACTAAAAGAGTCTGCAGGGTTGGCATTTCTGTCATTATTGTCATTGACCAAAATACTGCAAGCACTGTGTGAACCTTTAGCACTCATGATGCTTACGTTGCCCACGTTTTGATCAAACAATGAGATTCTGCTCTCAGAAACTTCTTTTTCACAATTGTCCGCTATATCCTCACGGCTTCTGGTATTTGAGCCCTCCACACGAGAAACTTCTCTGCATCATTTTGGTAGCTTGTCAATAAAGTGCTAACCTCATACAGAATATAAGTGTGAAAGACATGTTAGATCTGGGTTATTTGCTATCTTGTTTATAACAAACAAATGTAGCATATTAGTACATGTGATTTAACATAATTCAATCAACTCCCTTGACATTCACAACACGACTCAAGAGAATCTGCATTTTAGAACTAGCTTGTAAATTACTAAAATTGGAGAATGTGTTACCTGTTAAGAGAATTGGAATATAAATAAACTTATGTGTGTAACGTATATAAAGGCATGAGAATGATTACTGCAAATATTTTGTAGGGAATGGGGTTTAGGTTCTCAACAAAATGGGTTTATATCGAATAAACTTCTGAAATAAAACTCAAATACAGTTTACAGATATTCAAAGTGCACCAACAAAACTCGGAAATGAAGCTAACATATTCCAAAAGTAACAAAACTGACACGGATTAAATCTCAGGAGCTTTGATTTATACCTATCAAAATATTAATCCGGAAAAAAGGAGAAGGCATAAAAACAGTACCCCTTTTGCAGAAGGGTGAAAGCATGGCAGAACTAGCTGCCTAGTACTTGCAAGAAAAGGTCAAGCTCATAAAGAAGTCTAGATACCTTCCATACAGCTAGCCACGTAACATAAGCAAATACATGACAAGACCAAGGCTTTCACTTATTGCTACTTCAAGAACCACCACCCGATTTATTTTCTTTGTCACAAATAAATTAAAGGGAAAGAAACTTAAGAGAACTTGAACAGATGACCAACATAATACCCTAAATTCCAGTCCCATAACCTCTTATAACACAAACCAACAGTTGGAACACACAAGAACCTGCAGTACAGtaaaatatacatatgcatacatcttACCTGGCTCCCAACTTTCTCCCTATCCCTCGCACTACTCCCCCACTTTAGCTCAAGGGACGTATATATTTTGATCAGGTCAATtaacatacatatattatatacagTGTAGGCTCCGATCAGACATAGAGCTGAAGAGGACTAAATCTTTCGCTATAACACATCATTCAACTGAAAATAGCTCAATCTTACAAGTTAGTACCAAGTTACCTAAATAAATCACTTGTTTCTGATTCCCATAATCAATATAGTTCTCTACATCCCCCGGGGCTTTCATCTAGTGGTAACATTGCAGCTTGCGATGTGTGGATTAGGCGCATAACATGGGTTCAAATGCTGCCGCATacggtatttaagtggagaagggtagaacGGGGCTATATCTGCCGAGTTTCAAACCAAGTGCCACTAGCCGGGGTTTTCTCGGTTATCAGAAGAAAAAATATCTTTAAATAAAGGTAGGATTAATTTATTTCGTATGATGTTCGTTTAGCTCTCCCTTATTCAGGACTAATTTCCTTATCCTTTCCTTACTTTACTAGTCTTGTTCAATTGCATGTTAGGCCTAAAGGAATCAAGCAAAATTACAAAATATAAGTTATGCATATGTTGGCCTTCGTCAATTTGATCGCACAAAGTTGCTAAGTAGGCATGTAGACTGCTGCAAGACCGACTAGGCCCAAGCATCAAGGTTCAATTTCAGTGGACATGTAACAACTTGAAGAACCAAAACCTAAAATATGAAGAGTACCATAAAGGTTGATTCAGTAGTATCTAAAGGTACTCAAGCTTCAGAAGGAATTTATGATGTGGCTGAAAGTCTTTTATTTATAAGGAACTAAATAAATATGGCTGAGACAGACAGAGACATTAAGTTATAACCCAATTAAGTCAGGCACCAAATGACTATAAAGCAAGATATACTGAAAGCTCACCACAAACAAAGGCCAAATGAAAATGAAGATACCTCGGAAAAAAGGCTGACATGATACTGGCATAGGGAAGCAGATGAAAGTGCTCAACTACTTCTGTAGTGGACCAACCACCAGAACTCCTTTTCACCAGTGGGCCCTGTAAACTACAGAGATAAAACAGTTATCACTTTACTTTTTCTAGTAGCAACAGTACCAGAATATACGAATCAATGCTATTCAAAAATTATATAAGCAATTATGCCTTTTGACTTTACGTAGTTGATAAGTATGGGATCACAGATGGGGGTTGGAGAATTAGAGATATCGACTTGCTTTTTGGGTGTGGTTTGTGGAGGGATATCATGAAGGGATGGGATTATTCCGCGGAAAATATATCATTCAAGGTAGGAGAAGAGAGTAGAGTATACTTTTGAGGACATAATTGGTGTGGGAATATTTTCTTGAAGGATGAATTCCACAGTGGTATAGAATATCTTCCCAAAGAGACTTGACAATTCAACAAATTAGGGGGACACAAGGTGGAGAGACTTTTTGGTATTTGACCTTTAGAAGAGATTTTCAAGATTGGGAAGTGAGTGAGTTTATAGATTGATAGACTTACTTCATAGGCAAGTCAATCCGACGGTTAATCCCGATTTGTGGTGGTGGGGCTTGGGAAACAATGGAGTGTTCTCTGTGAAGTCTTTTTATGAGAAACTTTTGGTTAGTTGATTTCACATGTAATGCAATATGGGTTCCAAGTGTGCCgagaaaggttttttttttttttcacttgacTAGCCTCTAGAGGGGTGATTTTGACAGCGGCAAATCTTAAAAGGCGGAAGGTTGTCTGCGTCAGTTGGTTTTACATGTGCAAGGAGACATGTGAGGATGTCgatcaccttcttctacattgtgGGCTTAGTATGAGATTATGGTGGGATATGTTCAGGTAGTTTCACACACATTAGGTAATGCCAAGAACTGTGAAAGATTTGATGTTCAGTTGGAAGAGGCGGAGGAGGAGAAGACGAAGGGCTTGGAACGTGGTACCACTTGCGTTCATGTGGGTAGTGTGGAGAGAGAGAAATAGGAGAGCTTTTGAAGGAGTAGAGTCGAGTTCCTCTCAGTTGAGGAGAGGCCTCCATTCTCTTAGTTACTTTTGGTGTAAACAGAAAGTTCCTAGTTGTATAGAGGATTGGGGGGAGTTtgtagagaatcatattttgtaaattCTTGATCTTTTGGTATACCCTTTGTATACAGCCGTTGTGGCAATGATTATGAATGAAAATATTTTTACCTGATCAAAAAAAATTAGGGTTTGTTCTTTGACTGTAAGTTCATCAATGTTAGACTCATAAAAACACAAAATGAAATTACAATCTTCAAACTCGAGATAGTGCCATAAACCTACTTTGAGTTGCTCTTCAGCTAACAAGAGTGTACACAAATGAATCATTCTACTGATTCACATGATTCTATCAAAGAAAGTAAATCTTGATGAACTTGGGGAACCATCACATCATTTCTTCACAAGAAAGTAGCAGTATCATCTTAtagtaccagtttcaaaaaaaaaaaaaatgtagcagTATCATCAAACAAATGAGCTATTCTAAGACTGGAGATACAAGAGTTCT
Protein-coding sequences here:
- the LOC132617320 gene encoding uncharacterized protein LOC132617320 isoform X3, which translates into the protein MEMDSSCFLAEQRIRMASELISTEEVVNTLLENLVGPLLPLRTSAVKEAPSLSQQQSVAKQLHAVVLLYNYYQRKQNPQAQFLDFESFCKLAMALRPVLVSYMKFTNQSNTTGSKDMDNDLSVTEKAIQDACNISWALDASKDVPSMNKWLIAKVSVLLLDSKKENCWLLFGSVTEGVWSLLEKCLDLPTAEIEGEVETKHLHKKKRTNIRPVTVEQKDDDSGFQQLAFIAVKDATGISRSDLMVLEEHVVYSLTKEKTASCFYIMQCTQSTNQDNQNPVKETLKSLQGPLVKRSSGGWSTTEVVEHFHLLPYASIMSAFFPREVSRVEGSNTRSREDIADNCEKEVSESRISLFDQNVGNVSIMSAKGSHSACSILVNDNNDRNANPADSFSAEVVANNSCAKNTGYQKDFVKENDVHHERVSAYGSFSGEAKEASASKGWQSIGEKIEKMETKTPNESLVGTKSDCINLEISEAKDGDGPLEKVSHPAVGQEATAVDGSHRIRKSEEAGRDGSTRNKEIVDFSGDKLTGVNLECLNETSNKVHHENIRDNEDSTAKEPCANINRPRTLEEKAEELVKSTKSCEINDFNDKELAGARRKPLEVQMNDGYSSSPTRPQRMDIDACIPFSKNGNNSKDCKLTTEVYQHQNKRMRESGGEIIGSGVICKAPRTDEGKADKERGLSATSPNQNGISVAHTALVPHKHESMDIGDLPTVLASKEKALTQISLDILLHKREKLYHQQLKIGDEMALCDKSIQRIFEVGRSETKPSGDSS
- the LOC132617320 gene encoding uncharacterized protein LOC132617320 isoform X2, coding for MASELISTEEVVNTLLENLVGPLLPLRTSAVKEAPSLSQQQSVAKQLHAVVLLYNYYQRKQNPQAQFLDFESFCKLAMALRPVLVSYMKFTNQSNTTGSKDMDNDLSVTEKAIQDACNISWALDASKDVPSMNKWLIAKVSVLLLDSKKENCWLLFGSVTEGVWSLLEKCLDLPTAEIEGEVETKHLHKKKRTNIRPVTVEQKDDDSGFQQLAFIAVKDATGISRSDLMVLEEHVVYSLTKEKTASCFYIMQCTQSTNQDNQNPVKETLKSLQGPLVKRSSGGWSTTEVVEHFHLLPYASIMSAFFPREVSRVEGSNTRSREDIADNCEKEVSESRISLFDQNVGNVSIMSAKGSHSACSILVNDNNDRNANPADSFSAEVVANNSCAKNTGYQKDFVKENDVHHERVSAYGSFSGEAKEASASKGWQSIGEKIEKMETKTPNESLVGTKSDCINLEISEAKDGDGPLEKVSHPAVGQEATAVDGSHRIRKSEEAGRDGSTRNKEIVDFSGDKLTGVNLECLNETSNKVHHENIRDNEDSTAKEPCANINRPRTLEEKAEELVKSTKSCEINDFNDKELAGARRKPLEVQMNDGYSSSPTRPQRMDIDACIPFSKNGNNSKDCKLTTEVYQHQNKRMRESGGEIIGSGVICKAPRTDEGKADKERGLSATSPNQNGISVAHTALVPHKHESMDIGDLPTVLASKEKALTQISLDILLHKREKLYHQQLKIGDEMALCDKSIQRIFEGGKDNLPLKLDTVLDFSEEMRLKDRAAIQEGHQPDEELGLLQSMSERKLSKAVRTPRRACQDLYQICCVNNWMVPSYSQSATDGGFNAIVTVRGPKFLCSCESDLQPSTSEARESAAFQMITNLQPKADNTH
- the LOC132617320 gene encoding uncharacterized protein LOC132617320 isoform X1, with the protein product MEMDSSCFLAEQRIRMASELISTEEVVNTLLENLVGPLLPLRTSAVKEAPSLSQQQSVAKQLHAVVLLYNYYQRKQNPQAQFLDFESFCKLAMALRPVLVSYMKFTNQSNTTGSKDMDNDLSVTEKAIQDACNISWALDASKDVPSMNKWLIAKVSVLLLDSKKENCWLLFGSVTEGVWSLLEKCLDLPTAEIEGEVETKHLHKKKRTNIRPVTVEQKDDDSGFQQLAFIAVKDATGISRSDLMVLEEHVVYSLTKEKTASCFYIMQCTQSTNQDNQNPVKETLKSLQGPLVKRSSGGWSTTEVVEHFHLLPYASIMSAFFPREVSRVEGSNTRSREDIADNCEKEVSESRISLFDQNVGNVSIMSAKGSHSACSILVNDNNDRNANPADSFSAEVVANNSCAKNTGYQKDFVKENDVHHERVSAYGSFSGEAKEASASKGWQSIGEKIEKMETKTPNESLVGTKSDCINLEISEAKDGDGPLEKVSHPAVGQEATAVDGSHRIRKSEEAGRDGSTRNKEIVDFSGDKLTGVNLECLNETSNKVHHENIRDNEDSTAKEPCANINRPRTLEEKAEELVKSTKSCEINDFNDKELAGARRKPLEVQMNDGYSSSPTRPQRMDIDACIPFSKNGNNSKDCKLTTEVYQHQNKRMRESGGEIIGSGVICKAPRTDEGKADKERGLSATSPNQNGISVAHTALVPHKHESMDIGDLPTVLASKEKALTQISLDILLHKREKLYHQQLKIGDEMALCDKSIQRIFEGGKDNLPLKLDTVLDFSEEMRLKDRAAIQEGHQPDEELGLLQSMSERKLSKAVRTPRRACQDLYQICCVNNWMVPSYSQSATDGGFNAIVTVRGPKFLCSCESDLQPSTSEARESAAFQMITNLQPKADNTH